One part of the Gemmatimonadaceae bacterium genome encodes these proteins:
- the trxA gene encoding thioredoxin, with the protein MDTDTAKQTSANSITLRCQFCDRWNRVDAARAADRPVCGKCSKPMLLDRPIQLNDETFGRTIAESDVPVFVDFYADWCGPCKMMAPAVDQLAANFVGRAVVAKLDTDASQKTAGSFQIRGIPTTIVFSRGQEAARQSGAVPYATLAAMIDDIAQAS; encoded by the coding sequence ATGGATACCGATACCGCGAAGCAGACTTCGGCGAACAGCATCACGCTTCGATGCCAGTTCTGCGACCGCTGGAACCGGGTCGACGCCGCGCGTGCGGCGGATCGGCCGGTGTGCGGCAAGTGCTCGAAGCCAATGCTTCTCGACAGACCGATTCAGCTCAACGACGAGACGTTTGGGCGCACAATTGCCGAGAGCGATGTGCCGGTGTTCGTGGATTTTTACGCCGATTGGTGCGGGCCGTGCAAGATGATGGCGCCGGCGGTCGATCAGCTTGCGGCGAACTTCGTCGGGCGTGCGGTCGTCGCAAAGCTGGACACCGATGCCTCGCAGAAAACCGCGGGCTCGTTCCAGATTCGAGGCATTCCGACGACGATCGTTTTCAGCCGCGGGCAGGAAGCGGCGCGACAGTCAGGTGCAGTGCCGTATGCAACACTCGCCGCGATGATCGATGACATCGCGCAGGCGAGCTAG